The Bacillus oleivorans genomic sequence AAATTCAGTGTCAGTAGAAATTCGGCCAATTTCTGTTCTGAGTGCTGCAACTTCTTTTTGAAGTTCCGCACGGTCAGCGTCAGTATTAGTATCGTTCGCAGACTGAACAGAAAGTTCACGCATACGTTGTAAAATTGCATGAGTTTCGTTAAGAGATCCTTCAGCTGTTTGGATTAATGAAATACCGTCTTGTGCGTTCTTAGTTGCCATTTCCAAACCGCGAATTTGTCCACGCATTTTTTCAGAGATCGCTAGACCAGCAGCGTCATCTCCTGCACGGTTGATACGAAGACCTGAAGATAATTTTTCCATTGAGCTTTGTGCAGCTGCATTGTTACCAGTTAATTGACGGTAAGTGTTTAACGCTGCAATGTTGTGATTAATTCTCATTATTATTTCCTCCTTGAAATGTGAGCGAATCACGTCCCTGTGATTCGTCGTTCTTATTTTAGAGATTGCTCTAAGGTCGGCCGCCCTTTTTCAACCTCTTACACTGTTTATATCGACTTGAACCGTCCGATTTTTATAGTTATGTATAAATTTTTTTACAGGTAAACAAAAACCCCTTTACTATTGAAAGGAGTCTCTCTATTTCTCTTTTTGCTCAATAATTTTCAATAAATCCCCTAAAACTAGTGTAGCCTGTTTATTCTCTTCTTCAATCATATCCAATATTTCCTTGCGAACAATCTCAATATCCTTCGGGGCTTTGATGCCAATTTTGACTTGATCGTTTTTTACGGACAAAATGGTGATCTCAATGTCATCCCCAATTTGAATAGATTCTCCGTTCTTCCTTGTCAGGACTAACATACACTCACCCCTTAGTTCCAACCGATTTTTCTCTATATAACCGGTGTTTGGTGTGATAGGTATCAACATTGAGTACAATTTGTTTTGCCATTTTTTTAGAAACATTAATAACAACTGGGGCTTGGAGATTTACTGTTGTTTCCTTAAAAGGATCTTTTACCGTTAATATGGTTAGAACTCTTACTTCAGATGGGGACTCCAATTCTAATACTTTTACAGTCGCTTCATCCAGTTGAAAGT encodes the following:
- the csrA gene encoding carbon storage regulator CsrA; this translates as MLVLTRKNGESIQIGDDIEITILSVKNDQVKIGIKAPKDIEIVRKEILDMIEEENKQATLVLGDLLKIIEQKEK
- the fliW gene encoding flagellar assembly protein FliW; this encodes MKLVTRYHGEREVNASEVIQFPKGIPGFEDETEFVLLPLTDDQVFLILQSVNTSELAFVVTDPFLFYPDYDFQLDEATVKVLELESPSEVRVLTILTVKDPFKETTVNLQAPVVINVSKKMAKQIVLNVDTYHTKHRLYREKSVGTKG